A stretch of Orientia tsutsugamushi DNA encodes these proteins:
- the ltrA gene encoding group II intron reverse transcriptase/maturase, with the protein MLNANVTIETKDNFKKIYWHSIDWKEIIQKVNNLRRRIYRAFANGNTKLVGNLQRLMLKSRANRLLAIRRVTQINKGRKSPGIDKIVVKTDKERSLLMEKLADNNLSSVKPIKRVYIPKSNGESRPLGLPTIVDRCRQAVVKSALEPYWEAKFEGCSYGFRPGRSAHDAIQRISGIIRHGTNRNWILDADIKGAFDNIDHNFLLKIIGNFPARNWIQAWLKSGVMQDYQIIKTTAGTPQGGLISPLLLNITLHGMSDILNIIYNKYDHLYSKSEYALVRYADDFVVCAKSESSCIRAKSIINDWLSIRGLELSKEKTRILHINEGFDFLGFNIRQYKTNSTRRGVALLVKPSKDSIKSFKKRMSIEWKKSFSWNIDRIIDNLNSKIFGWCSYFNKVVSKKIFSNLDCWMWIRQARFACRKHPKKSWEWLKKKYWGRIKGRNDNWVFMNKDLYLWKLQWTTIKRHILVKGKSSPDNSKLREYWHKRQADSPKYLFKSRQILWRRQKGKCLVCFDLIDNGESVHVHHITPIRCGGTDHINNLCLLHENCHRQVHSNRGQLIAAVCKLLEPYAE; encoded by the coding sequence ATGCTAAACGCAAATGTAACAATTGAGACTAAAGATAATTTCAAGAAAATCTATTGGCATTCAATAGACTGGAAAGAAATTATACAAAAGGTTAATAATCTTCGTAGACGTATTTATAGGGCATTCGCAAATGGTAATACGAAGTTAGTAGGTAACTTACAAAGATTGATGTTAAAATCAAGAGCAAATAGGTTACTTGCTATAAGACGTGTTACTCAAATCAACAAAGGACGAAAAAGTCCTGGAATTGATAAAATAGTTGTTAAGACAGATAAAGAAAGGAGTCTGTTGATGGAAAAGTTAGCAGATAATAATCTATCATCTGTAAAACCGATTAAGCGTGTATACATACCAAAAAGTAATGGCGAATCTAGACCTTTAGGCTTGCCAACTATTGTGGATAGGTGTAGACAGGCTGTTGTAAAATCAGCACTTGAACCATATTGGGAAGCTAAGTTTGAAGGTTGCAGCTATGGCTTTAGACCTGGACGTAGCGCTCACGATGCAATACAGAGAATATCTGGTATTATTCGACATGGAACCAATAGAAATTGGATATTAGATGCTGATATTAAAGGAGCATTTGATAATATTGATCATAATTTTCTTTTGAAAATTATAGGAAATTTCCCTGCTCGTAATTGGATTCAAGCATGGCTTAAATCTGGTGTAATGCAGGATTATCAAATTATCAAAACAACAGCTGGTACTCCACAAGGTGGATTAATTTCTCCATTACTTTTAAACATAACTCTTCATGGAATGAGTGATATACTTAATATTATCTATAATAAGTATGATCACCTATATTCTAAATCCGAATATGCTTTAGTGAGATACGCTGATGATTTTGTCGTTTGCGCTAAGTCAGAAAGCTCATGTATCAGAGCCAAAAGTATTATTAATGATTGGTTAAGTATTAGAGGCTTAGAATTGTCAAAGGAAAAAACCAGGATACTTCATATTAATGAAGGTTTTGATTTCCTTGGATTTAATATTCGACAATATAAAACCAATAGTACAAGAAGAGGTGTAGCTCTACTAGTTAAACCGTCTAAAGACTCTATAAAGTCGTTTAAAAAACGAATGTCAATAGAATGGAAAAAAAGTTTCTCATGGAATATTGATAGAATAATTGATAATCTAAATTCTAAAATATTTGGATGGTGCAGTTATTTCAACAAAGTTGTGTCCAAGAAAATTTTTTCCAATTTAGACTGTTGGATGTGGATTCGACAAGCAAGATTTGCATGTAGAAAACATCCTAAAAAATCCTGGGAATGGCTTAAGAAAAAGTATTGGGGTCGCATTAAAGGCAGAAATGATAATTGGGTCTTTATGAATAAAGATCTATATCTATGGAAATTACAATGGACAACGATTAAACGACATATTCTTGTTAAAGGTAAATCTTCTCCTGATAATTCAAAACTTAGAGAATATTGGCATAAACGTCAGGCTGATAGCCCTAAGTATTTGTTTAAATCTAGGCAGATTCTTTGGCGTAGACAAAAGGGTAAATGTCTTGTTTGTTTTGATTTAATAGATAATGGTGAAAGTGTTCATGTACATCATATAACACCTATAAGATGTGGTGGCACTGACCATATTAACAATTTGTGCTTATTGCATGAAAACTGCCATCGACAAGTACACAGTAATCGCGGACAACTTATTGCAGCTGTTTGTAAATTGCTTGAGCCGTATGCGGAGTAA
- a CDS encoding conjugal transfer protein TraD → MANLMQQKITLQQKKARLIMDEVNLKIKERKMPTRPLIEMGGLVAKAKLDHLSANTLFGAIVSLKETLTQHPNVQDHWTTIGKDIFDKEQQNKAAVILKFASEPDENTKRHIHLHGLKWNSFRQEWCGHVKDIEALKYGLLNVQYSIELVV, encoded by the coding sequence ATGGCAAATCTTATGCAGCAAAAAATTACTCTTCAACAAAAAAAGGCTAGGCTAATCATGGATGAGGTTAACCTTAAAATTAAAGAACGTAAAATGCCTACTCGACCTCTTATCGAAATGGGTGGATTAGTTGCTAAAGCTAAGCTTGATCACTTATCAGCAAATACGTTATTTGGTGCAATTGTTTCACTAAAAGAAACTTTAACACAACATCCAAATGTTCAGGATCATTGGACTACAATAGGTAAAGATATTTTTGATAAAGAACAGCAAAATAAAGCTGCTGTGATTTTAAAATTTGCTTCTGAACCAGACGAAAACACTAAGCGCCACATTCACCTTCATGGCTTAAAATGGAACAGTTTTCGTCAAGAATGGTGCGGCCATGTTAAGGACATTGAGGCCTTAAAGTATGGCCTTCTCAATGTTCAGTATAGTATAGAACTTGTAGTGTGA
- a CDS encoding Rpn family recombination-promoting nuclease/putative transposase, which yields MHLSRFLDPKNDVAFKKIFGSEKNKDILIHFLNDILLFEGNRKIIEVEFLGTILDADIASKKESIVDVLCKDKNGAQYIIEMQVDPTQGFEKRAQYYAAKAYGRQPNRGKEGKYSDLKEVIFIAIADYKLFPNKEDYISRHVILDKKTYEHDLKDFSFTFIELPKFKKNRVEELNDITEKWCYFFKHAKETTLDGYNKIIGEDLIIKRAYEALDQFNWSEDELITYEQELKRIWDNKAVEDYKLERAKAEGKAEGIKLGEAKGKAEGKAEGKAEGIKLGEAKGKAQGKAEGIKLGEAKAKKDFAIKLLKSELSVETIAEYTDLSIQEVLNLKNSVK from the coding sequence ATGCATTTATCAAGATTTTTAGATCCAAAGAATGATGTAGCATTTAAAAAGATATTTGGATCAGAAAAAAACAAGGACATACTAATACATTTTCTGAACGATATATTGTTGTTTGAAGGGAATAGAAAAATAATAGAAGTAGAGTTTTTAGGAACGATATTAGATGCAGACATAGCGTCTAAAAAAGAATCAATAGTAGATGTTTTGTGTAAAGATAAAAACGGTGCGCAATATATAATAGAAATGCAAGTAGATCCTACACAAGGATTTGAAAAAAGAGCTCAGTATTATGCCGCAAAAGCATATGGTAGGCAACCAAATAGAGGGAAGGAAGGAAAATACTCAGACCTAAAGGAGGTTATATTTATAGCTATAGCAGATTATAAATTGTTTCCAAATAAAGAAGACTATATATCAAGGCATGTAATATTGGATAAAAAGACATATGAGCATGATCTAAAGGACTTTTCATTTACCTTTATAGAATTACCAAAATTTAAAAAAAATAGAGTGGAAGAGTTAAATGATATAACAGAGAAGTGGTGCTATTTTTTTAAACATGCAAAAGAAACAACATTAGATGGATATAATAAAATAATAGGTGAAGATTTAATAATAAAAAGAGCGTATGAGGCATTAGATCAGTTTAATTGGAGTGAAGACGAACTAATAACCTATGAACAAGAGTTAAAGCGTATATGGGATAATAAAGCAGTAGAAGATTATAAACTCGAACGCGCTAAAGCTGAAGGTAAAGCTGAAGGCATAAAGCTCGGTGAAGCTAAAGGTAAAGCCGAAGGTAAAGCCGAAGGTAAAGCTGAAGGAATAAAGCTAGGTGAAGCTAAAGGTAAAGCTCAAGGTAAAGCTGAAGGAATAAAGCTAGGTGAAGCTAAAGCAAAAAAAGATTTTGCAATAAAATTATTGAAGTCTGAATTATCAGTTGAGACAATTGCTGAATATACGGATTTATCAATACAAGAAGTATTAAATTTAAAAAATAGCGTAAAATAA
- a CDS encoding HD domain-containing protein yields MINFYSESLLNKLFETNVRFNTEIDLDKVEKAIFYAQKYHGQQKRDTGELYYTHPLEVAYMVSDYSFETDTIITAILHDTIEDTTLTKEKIGQEFGHNIAEQVSDLTRIKDNKKISSREMIQTFYRQNKTELLLIKLFDRFHNIQTVSIKPYEKRQEIILETQQEFIPLAEYLKLPEIAIELNKYCKLYAT; encoded by the coding sequence ATGATAAACTTTTATAGCGAGAGCTTACTAAATAAGCTGTTTGAAACCAACGTAAGATTTAATACTGAAATTGATCTTGATAAAGTTGAAAAAGCAATATTTTATGCCCAAAAATATCATGGTCAGCAAAAGAGAGATACAGGAGAACTATACTACACACATCCATTAGAAGTAGCTTATATGGTATCAGACTACAGCTTTGAAACAGATACGATTATTACAGCAATACTACATGATACCATCGAAGACACAACACTAACTAAAGAAAAAATAGGTCAAGAATTTGGTCATAATATTGCAGAACAGGTTTCAGATCTCACCAGGATTAAGGATAATAAAAAAATTAGTTCTAGAGAAATGATTCAAACATTTTATAGACAAAATAAAACAGAACTATTATTAATTAAGCTTTTCGACCGATTCCATAATATTCAGACTGTATCAATAAAACCTTATGAAAAAAGACAAGAAATCATACTAGAAACGCAGCAAGAATTTATACCTCTGGCTGAATATCTTAAATTACCAGAAATTGCTATAGAGCTAAATAAATACTGTAAGCTGTATGCTACCTAA
- a CDS encoding sensor histidine kinase → MKEKKKTINKWMVQIPPIPITLVNGESENIDEYMEIITKLRKAKYQVEVAESLKEYCTYLIQEIKYRFNIATSEIVRLASEIMLNDSENKDKLKTILNRSANLQEYCNDVVYTLRSEIEHENLCLKKFSIQKLVKDAVRRLEDIAKEKDIKINYNFQYKMKDIVIGNSDHLQAILSQLIGSVIRFNRSCQVIITVHLFTVKNYIKSDNILQFRIHDTGSGISKEKLGNIKAKLADFELVRDYPLMLESGLWFVNYLINQLNGEMEIESEKDKFTTITCNIPVQLF, encoded by the coding sequence ATGAAAGAAAAGAAGAAAACAATTAACAAATGGATGGTACAAATTCCTCCAATACCAATTACGTTAGTGAATGGAGAGAGTGAGAATATCGATGAATATATGGAGATAATAACAAAGTTAAGAAAAGCGAAGTATCAGGTCGAGGTAGCTGAATCATTGAAAGAATATTGTACATATTTAATACAGGAGATTAAATATAGATTTAATATTGCAACGAGTGAAATTGTAAGGCTTGCAAGCGAGATCATGTTAAATGATTCGGAAAATAAAGATAAGCTGAAAACAATATTAAATCGATCAGCAAATCTCCAAGAGTACTGTAATGATGTAGTTTACACGCTTAGAAGCGAAATTGAGCATGAAAATTTATGTTTAAAAAAATTTAGCATACAAAAGCTAGTAAAGGATGCCGTCAGGAGACTAGAAGACATTGCAAAAGAGAAAGATATAAAAATCAATTACAATTTTCAGTACAAAATGAAGGATATTGTGATTGGAAATAGTGATCACTTACAAGCTATATTAAGTCAATTAATAGGAAGCGTCATTAGATTTAATCGCAGCTGCCAGGTTATAATTACAGTTCATTTGTTTACTGTAAAAAATTATATAAAAAGCGATAACATACTACAATTTAGAATACACGATACAGGAAGCGGTATTTCAAAAGAAAAATTAGGGAATATAAAAGCTAAATTAGCTGATTTTGAGTTGGTACGAGACTATCCACTAATGCTTGAATCAGGATTATGGTTTGTAAATTACCTTATTAATCAACTTAATGGAGAAATGGAAATAGAAAGCGAAAAAGACAAGTTTACAACCATTACTTGCAATATTCCAGTACAACTTTTTTAA
- a CDS encoding ATP-binding protein, translating into MPIEDEGQNKINKLTEKLSTEGINSTTIKQIDAELQKLYCQLEESGQVSIKLIDWIQYFRRIVNNYDKKKVNIIASLNGIIFLFRQYIASTNIRIETFNIEPLINNTVIRMREHFENENIKLNVQNDIKTVLIGDSFRIKAVISQLIGSAIINSSKNSKITINLNQYSEILQFTVQNIGLSTSKEKLERINAELENTNLVMYQELGEGLAFIKHLTDQLKGRLRAKEENNYITFSFEVPITSLNYSLGECYERKEENN; encoded by the coding sequence ATGCCTATTGAAGACGAAGGTCAAAATAAAATCAATAAATTAACCGAAAAATTATCTACAGAGGGAATTAATAGCACAACAATAAAACAAATAGACGCTGAATTGCAAAAACTATACTGTCAGCTAGAGGAATCTGGGCAAGTAAGCATAAAACTCATAGATTGGATACAATATTTTAGGCGAATCGTAAATAACTATGATAAAAAAAAGGTAAATATAATAGCTTCTCTAAATGGAATAATTTTTTTATTTAGACAATACATAGCATCAACAAATATAAGGATTGAAACATTTAATATAGAACCGCTAATAAATAATACTGTTATCAGAATGAGGGAACATTTTGAAAATGAGAATATAAAGCTAAATGTTCAAAATGACATAAAGACGGTTCTGATTGGAGATAGTTTTCGAATAAAAGCAGTAATAAGTCAGTTAATTGGTAGTGCTATTATAAATAGCAGCAAAAATAGCAAGATTACTATTAACCTCAATCAGTATTCAGAAATATTACAATTTACAGTACAAAACATAGGACTAAGCACTTCTAAAGAAAAATTAGAAAGAATAAATGCTGAACTAGAGAATACGAATTTGGTAATGTATCAAGAACTAGGAGAAGGATTAGCATTTATAAAACATCTTACAGATCAGCTAAAAGGAAGACTAAGAGCAAAAGAGGAAAATAATTACATAACTTTTTCATTTGAAGTGCCAATAACTAGTTTGAATTATTCTTTAGGAGAATGCTATGAAAGAAAAGAAGAAAACAATTAA